The following is a genomic window from Prevotella nigrescens.
GTTTTAATAAATAAAAGCAAATAGCACGAACATAAATAAAAGAAAACGTGCTAATTTAGGAAGAATTATAACTTGATATATTGTTCTTTAAGTTTAATTTCGTATCTTTGCAACCTAAATTTATGCGTAGCGTGAAGATTAAGGAAGTTATTGATGCCCTTGAGAAGTTCGCGCCTCTGCCCTTGCAGGAGAGCTATGACAATGCTGGCTTGCAGGTTGGATTGACAGAGGTGGAAGTGTCAGGGGCTTTATTGTGCCTTGACGTTACAGAAAAAGTTTTAGACGAAGCGATAAAACTTGACTGTAACTTGATAGTTGCACACCATCCACTTATTTTTAATAAGCTTTCGCAGATATCCGATAAGGATTATGTGCAGCGAATTATTATTAAAGCAATTAAGAACGATGTTGTTATTGTGGCGATGCATACCAATATTGATGCGGCAGCAGGCGGCGTGAATTTTAAGATTGCAGAAAAGATGGGCTTGCAGAATGTACGTTTCTTGGGTGATACTCAGTCTGTTCAGACAAGTAATGGAGAGGTTGTTGGTGGATTAGGGGTAATTGGTGAGTTCGCTGAACCGTTGGCTGCTGATGATTTCGTTTTACTATTGAAACAGAAATTTAACGTAGAATGTGTGCAGGCCAATCAATTATTACGTCGTCCAATTAAGCAAGTTGCACTTTGCGGGGGATCTGGTGCATTCCTGTTGAAAACAGCTTTACACGAAGGAGCAGATGCTTTTGTTACTGGAGAAATGCATTATCATGACTTTTTCGGTTACGAACAGCAAATACAAATATGCTCTATCGGACACTATCAAAGCGAACAATTCACAACAGAAGTTTTTAAAAGTATCATAGAAAAACAGTGCAAAGGTGTTGTGTGTCATATAACACAAATAAACACGAACCCTATTATGTATATATAATAAGGTGTAATTTAAAACGAGATATAAGATAAATATAAAATAAAAGTATAACAATGGCAAAGAAAGACCCTAAAAACTTATCGGTTGAAGACAAGTTGAAGCATCTTTATCAGTTGCAAACAACGCTTTCGGCTATAGATGAAAAGCGAGCATTGCGTGGCGAATTGCCCCTTGAAGTGCGTGATTTGGAAGACGAAATTGCAGGTTTAAATACACGTATTGATAAAATACGATATGAAATAGACGATTTCCAACATGCAATCTCACAACGCAAAGGCGATATAGAACGTGCAAAAGCAAGTTTAGAACGTTATAACCAACAGTTGGAACAGGTTGCAAATAATCGTGAATACGATATGCTGACGAAGGAAATAGAGTTTCAGACGTTGGAAACGGAACTCTGTAAAAAGAAGATGGATGAGGCTCAGGCCAAAATAAAAGAGTGTCAAGACAATCTCGTCAACACCGAAGAAGTTTTAGACGACCGTTACAAGGCACTCGAAGAAAAACGTACAGAGCTTGACGAAATAATGCAAGAAACACGCGATGAGGAGAACGATCTGAAAGAAAGAGCTGCCGAGATTGAGACAAAGATTGAGCCAGGTTTGTTGCGCAGCTTTAAACGTATTCGTAAAGGAGCAAGAAACGGACTCGGAATTGTGTATGTACAGCGTGATGCTTGTGGTGGTTGCTTTAACAAAATCCCTCCCCAGCGCCAGTTAGATATTAAAATGCACAAGAAAATTATTGTGTGCGAATATTGCGGACGTATTCTTATCGACCCGGAATTGGCAGGCGTTAAGGTTCAAGAGGTAGAAGAAAAACCTAAGAAACGTCGTACAACCCGCAAGAAAAAGGAAGAAGAGGCTGAATAAGGCTGTAATTTCCTTATTGAATTCTGAGAAAAATAAAATCCATCAATATTGCTTCCCTGCAATGTTGATGGATTTTTTGTGTATAATGCGTTTCTTAAGTATATTTCTGCATAGTTATATGCCAAGCATAAAGCTACTGTTATAAGTTTTTAGGAATAAACACAGAAACATAAAGAGACAAAATATAGAATACGATCATTAAGATAGAATATATATATGTTACTTTTTTATATTTTGTTTTTAATAGCTTGTATATTGCTATTATACAAAATATAGAGGTTGCGTAGGTTATAGATTCTATTTTAAAAAGATAACCTATAGACGTTCCTAAGAAAATGCAACCATTTATTGAATATATACTCATTTACTTTGCTATGTCATATATGCATTTTCCGAATTGATAGGTAGCAATAGCTAATGAAATATAACCAAATGCATATCTTGCGGCAACAGATTTTAGAATTTGTAATCCTGTTTTCGCAGTTACCAAACTGCCAGTTCTTAATCCTAACGCACCACCTGGTATTCCTAATGCTGCGCCTATGCAACCTATAATGTCTCCTGTAGATAAATTACTTATCGCTCTTGTTTTTGTAGACTGTTTATTTGTAACAGAAATCATCGATAAGATGATTAATTCTTGTTCTGACATCTTAGAATATTGTTGATATTCAGGACTATCTTTGCTAATGGTATTCAGTACTTTTTTCTGAATATTTTTTCCATCTTCTAAAACAGGACGGAGAAGGACTTTTGCTTCTTCTTCTGTTAAGAAATTATCAGTACTCCTTGTTTTTGCAAATTGTTTTTCTATGTCATCAGATAAGTTGCTGAACGTAGAAAGGGTTAGATTACTTTTTAAAGTAAATTCACTGGGATTAACTTTCGGTTGGTCTATCTTTTCAGATTCAGACGAACAAGAAACAAATAAAGCTACGAGAGAGAAGAGGATAATAAACGATAAAAATGTTCTTTTCATAATTTAAAATTTAAATTTTTATTAAGTTTTTCGATTGTCGGTTACAAATATAACTATTTTATTATGAATGCGGCAAGAAGCATCTCTCGATTCATATAGATAATAACGATATTTAACTTTTTTTGACTTCATTCTATGTTATATAATAATTGTGTTTGGTAACGAGATAAATAGGAGATAGGTTCAAAATAACAACAAAACACTTTATTTTTAGGGGGGTGATATAGAGGAAATATTTACAAAAAAATCTTTTAAAGGGCGGAGAAACAGAGTGTGTTTTTATTAATTTAGTAGAAATATTAGCAATTGACTTGTTTTAATTTGTTGTTCGAAGAACTGCTTTATATTAGGCTAATTCGATGTTTACGAAGTTCGATTGTAATTAATTTTAAACGTGCAGCGTATGATGCCAAATGACGACCGTTAATTGAAAAAGTAAAGTAACCAGAGTTAGAATTTGCTTATTGTTTCGCAGCAGAAGCTGGCTTTTTCTAAAATAAAATAGTGTGGATAACCGTAAGGTTATAGAAAAAATAGTATATTAATGGTGCTGGTAACTTGAATAATTGGTTGAGCTTACATTTTAATCTTCGAAACGTCCATTGTATTTTTCTGCTATTATTAGGGGGGGCTATTTATTTTTATACGGGTATTCTAATTTTGTAATTGTAATTCTCCATTTTTCTTATTACATTTTTTTATTTTGTTATTTAAAAAAAATATTTTCTTATTATATTTTTTCTATGTATTGTAACTAGCAGGAAACCTGCTTCTTATATAGTGGCACAAGTTTAAAATTTATGATGAAATAATAGGCATTTTAATTGTCTTTATATTATCTGGCGTAGTTGTTTTTGAGTTTCTATTATTTACGAACTTATTTTTATATGGCAATATTCCTGCATCTGGCTTGTTTTTTCTTTTTGGTAGAATCGATTTTTTTGTAGTTTTATGTACTAAGATAGGAACTAAATAATAAAAAATGGAATTATAATTCTTTATAATTAGGTATCGAAGACAAGAAAGTATAAGTTTGATGCTCGTAATCCATCTTGCAAATGTAGGTGTCTATTCCGTTAGAAACAATGAGATAGTCTACATGAAGTAGGAGGTTGTAGGCAGAAATTTGGTCGAAGACTTTTTGCGTAAGCTGAATATGTGGTGCTTTGTATTCTATTATCATTCGTGGACGCAGACGACTGTCATATAAAACACTGTCGGCACGGATAACTTTTTCGCCAATAGAAAGTGGAATTTCGTTGGCAAGTAGACTCATCGGATAACCTTTATAGTCTATGAGATAGTGGATAAAATGCTGGCGGACCCATTCTTCGGGTGTAATTACAAGATATTTTCTGCGCAAAATATCGAAAATTTTGCGTTGTCCGTTCTCGTTTTTTACCTTTATATTATAGGGTGGGAGATTTAATTGTTGCATTATTTTCCTGTTTTTTTCTTTTTGCAAGCGATATTTAAGGTCTTGTAATATTTTGTTATCTCTTATTAATCAACTAACTTTGCAGACGATAGAATTTCGCTCAGAAGTTTTTAAGCAAACCTTTTTGACAGAAATTGAGTACAAATATAGAAAATTTTTTCTGATTGTATGCACCTGTTAATGCTGAAAATGATTGATGGTGCAACAGAAATATTAATAAAACAATAAATGCCAGCAAAACAAGGAAAAACTTTTCAGGAGATAATGAAAGACCTGAAAGCACGACGGTTCTCGCCTATATATATATTGATGGGCGAAGAATCTTACTATATAGACCAGATTACGAATTATATCGCAGAGAATGTACTTACGCCAGCCGAGCAAGATTTTAATTTAAACGTGTGCTTTGGCGCAGATGTTACAGCTGTGCAAGTAACCGATATGGCGAAACGTTTCCCTATGATGGCAGAATATCAAGTAGTCATTGTAAAGGAAGCGCAAAATATTCGTTCGCTCGATGCATTGGAGAAATATTTAAAAAATCCAGCAAAAACAACAATTTTGGTTTGGTGTCATAAAAATGGGAAGATTGATGCAAGAAAAAAAGTGATAAGTCTGGCAGAAGCTAATGGGGTGGTGTTTGAAAGTAAAAAAATAAGAGAATATCAACTTGCAAGTTTTATGCAGAATTATTTGGCAGCAAAGAAAATAATAATTGAACCTAAAGCTGCACAAATGATGGCAGACCATATTGGAACCGATTTGAGTCGTCTGACATCAGAACTCGATAAGGTTGCCCTTTCATTATCAGAAGACGATAAAAGAATTACACCAGAGATAGTGGAAAAAGAAGTTGGTGTGAGTAAAGATTTTAACACTTTTGAATTGCGCGATGCTATAGTAAATCGTAATGTTTTTAAAGCTAATCAGATTGTAAATTATTTTGATAGTAATCCAAAGGCGGGTTCTCTCTATTCTTTTTTGCCTTTACTCTTTTCTTACTTCCAAAATTTAATGATAGTTTTCTATTCGCCAAAGAATAAATTGGAAAACGATATAGCACAAATATTAGATTTGAGAAGCAGCTGGGGAGCGAAAGATTATAGTACAGGAATGAGAAATTTTACTGCGAGAAAAACGATGGACATCATAGCAAAAATTAGAGAAATTGATGCGAAAAGTAAAGGCTTGAATAATATAAGTACTGGGGCAGGGGATTTGATGAAAGAATTAATCTTTTTCATTCTGCACTAATAAAAATATAAATCAAGCATTAAAAATAGAATATAAAACGTCCATTTCTGGGTATCGAAAACCCTAAAATGGACGTTTTTAATGCAAAAAGCACAAGAAGAAGCCTCTAAAAACGCTAAAAAATGCTGTTTTCTGTATTTTTTAGCGTCTAAAAAAGTATTTCTGTTTATCTATATTTTCCTTTTAATTAGCTGAATATATGCAACTTATACTATTTTAACTCCTCTGTAATTCGCTTATTTGAAATGTATCTCTACTTTGCCCCGAAATATTAAAATTACGCTGTTTTTAGTTCTTTTCTAAAGCCAAAAATTTATCATTACAGCTTATTAACATTTACCCTAGTAAAGAATACATTTGTATATTTAAAATATCTCCGTTATTTTTGGTTTTGCACATTAAAATTTAAATTATTATAATGTGCACACGAAGATTTAAATTTGCAATTACAAATCCAAATTTCATGATATTAATTTGTAAACGTTTAAATATTCATTAAACAGAAATAACATATAATACATTTATAATCAATATTTTACAATATAACATTAAGAGAACTGCGACAAAAAAAGGAAATATTTTAGGTTAAACGATACATATACGGTATAAACCTTATATATTTGTTCCAACACACTGTTATGAACTAAGATAATATGTAAAAAGGTTGTTTTTAAGCTTTAACGATACAAATCTCTACTAATTTACATTTGTATATGTAAACCAAAGTTGCACATAATTTTGTAATTTAGGTTTGTGTTTTTTATATCGAAATTTAAAGTTTAAAGAACAAAATATTTTCTTTTTAATTTGTTTTTATAAATTATTTGTTTTACCTTTGTAAAATCATTAAAATCTACTCGAATAAGGAGAATTTGGTACTGACAGCTTATGAAAGATAGAATAAAACGCTTGATGGAGAGTCAGCATATGACTCAACAAACATTTGCAGACTTCATTGGAATTTCGTCTGCTTCGCTTAGTAGTATCTTTAACGGAAGAACAAAACCTACATTGAATACTGTTGAAGCCATAAAAGGAAAATTTCCAACTATTAGTCTTGATTGGCTGATGTATGGCAGCGAACCTATGTTTAAAGATGAAACAGTTGAGATAAAAAATGAGAATCCTATTACGACATTACCACCGAATTTAAATCTCTTTGATGAAGTGCCTTCTGCTGCTCCTTCTTTCTCTATTAATGAACCTAAAAACGATAGGAACGTTCCTCCACAACCTAAAGATATAGTAAAAACGGAGGTAAAATATATTGACAAACCACAGCGGAATATTACTGAAATACGCATCTTTTTTGATGATCAGACATGGGAAACATTTGTCCCTAAAAAATGATTTCTACTTCTAAGAATTAACATTTCATTTTCCGATATATGTAATTATCTTTTATATTGGAGCTCCTTATTGATTGTAAAATCATCAGGGAGCTTTATTCTTTTGTTTTGTTTTCTGACAGATTGACTTCGTAAATAGGATTTCCTTTTTAAATCTAAAATATCTATTTCTTATTTATATCTATAAGAATAAATATGTAATGTAAATGTGTATAATAATCCAATTAAATACCTTGTTCTATTGCTTTTCTCTTACATTATATATAATAATATCGCTAATTTTATGAAACAGTACGACAGAAATTATTCTCTTCTTATTGGCTTCCTTCTATACTCTATTTCTTGTTGCTTCTATTTTACTTGCTAAAAGCAATCGAAATAGTAGTCTGCTGTAGTTTTTTTGTGTATCTTTGCAGCGAGATTTCCTATAATATCATTATGAAACAGAAGTTTATTCTCGACCTAAAGGTTGTATCTGCAGATCGTTTGAATGAGAAGAACGTGTTGATAAAGCTCACTCACGATGCTGAATTGCCCGATATGATGCCTGGTCAGTTTGTCGAAGTAAGGGTTGATGGTTCGACTTCAACCTATCTTCGCCGCCCTATTTCCATCAATTTCATTGATAAGGAGCGCAACGAGTTGTGGCTGCTTGTGGCTGAAGTTGGAGATGGAACACGTACTATTGCAGCTGTAAAGTCAGGCGACACGCTTAACTGTGTGCTTCCGTTGGGCAATGGTTTCACCTATCCTGCTTTGTCTTCCGACAAACTTCTGCTTATAGGTGGCGGCGTTGGTGTTGCTCCTTTACTTTATTTTGGTAAGCTTTGTAAAGAGCGTGGTATTTCAGTAACCTTTTTGTTAGGTGCTCGTACAGCCTCCGATTTGTTAGAATTAGATGAATTTAGAAAATATGGAGAAGTCTTTGTTACAACAGAGGACGGTTCTATGGGCGAAAAAGGGTACGTTACCAACCATTCAATATTGAGTAAATATCATTTCAATCAAATCTCTACTTGTGGTCCTAAACCTATGATGATTTCTGTAGCAAAGTATGCACAAGCAAACAATATTCGTTGTGAAGCTTCTTTAGAAAATCTTATGGCATGCGGATTAGGTGCATGTCTTTGTTGTGTTGAGAAGACCTCGAAAGGTAATCTTTGTGTTTGTACAGCAGGACCGGTGTTCGATGTAAATAAATTGCTGTGGTAGTTGTATTCCCAATGGCAGATAATTGATGTTTGCATATTATAAATAGCGAATTAGAAAAATAGGTAAAAGCAATGGCAGATTTAAGTGTAAAGATAGGCAATCTACGATTAAAGAACCCTGTAATGACCGCCAGTGGCACTTTTGGTTACGGTATTGAATTTCAAGATTTCGTTCCTTTAGACCAACTTGGAGGCATTATAGTGAAAGGAACCACCCTTAATCCTCGTGAAGGTAACGATTATCCGCGAATGGTAGAAACGGCTATGGGTATGCTTAATTGCGTGGGACTTCAGAATAAGGGCGTTGATTATTTCGTAGAACATATTTACCCAGAAGTCAGCAAGATAGATACCAACATCATTGTAAACGTCAGTGGCAATTCGCCAGAGGGCTATGCAGAGACGGCTGAAAAGCTAAACAACCTCGACCATATTCCTGCCATCGAGCTGAACATATCGTGTCCGAACGTGAAAGAGGGCGGAATGGCATTCGGAGTAACTTGTTCTGGAGCTTCGGCTGTAGTTCGCGAGGTTCGCAAACGTTACCATAAAACTCTTATTGTAAAGCTTTCGCCCAACGTTACTGACATTGCAAGCATTGCTCGTTCGTGCGAAGAAGAAGGTGCTGATGCGGTTTCGCTCATCAACACCCTCATGGGTATGTCTATCGACATCGAGAAACGTGCCCATCGTCTTAGTATTCGCACTGGTGGATTAAGCGGTCCAGCCGTTAAACCCGTAGCCCTTCGTATGGTTTACGATGTAGCTCACGCCGTTAAAATACCAGTTGTAGGACTTGGTGGTATATCTACGCCTGCCGATGCCATAGAGTTTTTGATGGCAGGTGCAATGGCAATACAGATTGGTACTGCCAATTTCATCGACCCACAAGTTACGTTGAAGGTGCGCAACGGTATCAACGAATGGTTAGACAGCCACGGCTACAAGTCGGTGAACGAAATCATCGGTTGTGTAGAATAATATACTCACTTTTGCTTGACACTTTTGTTTTTTAGAAAAAATGATATCCTATTCGCACAAATATGATGTCATATTTTAGTAGATATGACGCCATATATTTTTATTCCGTCCAATTATATTGGTGTACCTTATGTAGACTATAGCTGTTGAATGCAAAAGGGATTAATCTTCTGCTTTTACTAAGTTCTCAACAAATTCGCTATAACTTTCTGCCAAATATTCAATGCAGTCTTCAGTAAATTCTCCTAAATCCATAAACAATAAAACAATATTTCCAGACTGTAAATCTATGGCAAAGTAGTTTCCTCCCCAATCAACTGCAAATGGTAAGTAGTGAGATGGAACATTTACTGAAGTAAGTTTCGCATAGCTTTTCTCTATTTTCATCTCTCCTAAGTCATCGCTATAATGCTTTATTGGGAGGTAAAAACTAATCTCGTAGCCTTCTTCCTCATCTTCTGTATCGCAGAAAAGCGACTTGTCAGGCATTCCACCATTAAAAGTTATGTACTGAGAAATAAAGTCTTGGGGTAATTTGTACCCTGTTATTCGTTCAAGATTTGCTATATCTTCTTGTACGATTGCTTTTGCTGTCTTTGTGAACATATTTGTTTTTTATCGATAAAAAAATAATATT
Proteins encoded in this region:
- a CDS encoding SMI1/KNR4 family protein is translated as MFTKTAKAIVQEDIANLERITGYKLPQDFISQYITFNGGMPDKSLFCDTEDEEEGYEISFYLPIKHYSDDLGEMKIEKSYAKLTSVNVPSHYLPFAVDWGGNYFAIDLQSGNIVLLFMDLGEFTEDCIEYLAESYSEFVENLVKAED
- a CDS encoding dihydroorotate dehydrogenase, coding for MADLSVKIGNLRLKNPVMTASGTFGYGIEFQDFVPLDQLGGIIVKGTTLNPREGNDYPRMVETAMGMLNCVGLQNKGVDYFVEHIYPEVSKIDTNIIVNVSGNSPEGYAETAEKLNNLDHIPAIELNISCPNVKEGGMAFGVTCSGASAVVREVRKRYHKTLIVKLSPNVTDIASIARSCEEEGADAVSLINTLMGMSIDIEKRAHRLSIRTGGLSGPAVKPVALRMVYDVAHAVKIPVVGLGGISTPADAIEFLMAGAMAIQIGTANFIDPQVTLKVRNGINEWLDSHGYKSVNEIIGCVE
- the holA gene encoding DNA polymerase III subunit delta, which encodes MPAKQGKTFQEIMKDLKARRFSPIYILMGEESYYIDQITNYIAENVLTPAEQDFNLNVCFGADVTAVQVTDMAKRFPMMAEYQVVIVKEAQNIRSLDALEKYLKNPAKTTILVWCHKNGKIDARKKVISLAEANGVVFESKKIREYQLASFMQNYLAAKKIIIEPKAAQMMADHIGTDLSRLTSELDKVALSLSEDDKRITPEIVEKEVGVSKDFNTFELRDAIVNRNVFKANQIVNYFDSNPKAGSLYSFLPLLFSYFQNLMIVFYSPKNKLENDIAQILDLRSSWGAKDYSTGMRNFTARKTMDIIAKIREIDAKSKGLNNISTGAGDLMKELIFFILH
- a CDS encoding zinc ribbon domain-containing protein, which codes for MAKKDPKNLSVEDKLKHLYQLQTTLSAIDEKRALRGELPLEVRDLEDEIAGLNTRIDKIRYEIDDFQHAISQRKGDIERAKASLERYNQQLEQVANNREYDMLTKEIEFQTLETELCKKKMDEAQAKIKECQDNLVNTEEVLDDRYKALEEKRTELDEIMQETRDEENDLKERAAEIETKIEPGLLRSFKRIRKGARNGLGIVYVQRDACGGCFNKIPPQRQLDIKMHKKIIVCEYCGRILIDPELAGVKVQEVEEKPKKRRTTRKKKEEEAE
- a CDS encoding Nif3-like dinuclear metal center hexameric protein, with amino-acid sequence MRSVKIKEVIDALEKFAPLPLQESYDNAGLQVGLTEVEVSGALLCLDVTEKVLDEAIKLDCNLIVAHHPLIFNKLSQISDKDYVQRIIIKAIKNDVVIVAMHTNIDAAAGGVNFKIAEKMGLQNVRFLGDTQSVQTSNGEVVGGLGVIGEFAEPLAADDFVLLLKQKFNVECVQANQLLRRPIKQVALCGGSGAFLLKTALHEGADAFVTGEMHYHDFFGYEQQIQICSIGHYQSEQFTTEVFKSIIEKQCKGVVCHITQINTNPIMYI
- a CDS encoding type I restriction enzyme HsdR N-terminal domain-containing protein, producing the protein MQQLNLPPYNIKVKNENGQRKIFDILRRKYLVITPEEWVRQHFIHYLIDYKGYPMSLLANEIPLSIGEKVIRADSVLYDSRLRPRMIIEYKAPHIQLTQKVFDQISAYNLLLHVDYLIVSNGIDTYICKMDYEHQTYTFLSSIPNYKEL
- a CDS encoding helix-turn-helix domain-containing protein; this translates as MKDRIKRLMESQHMTQQTFADFIGISSASLSSIFNGRTKPTLNTVEAIKGKFPTISLDWLMYGSEPMFKDETVEIKNENPITTLPPNLNLFDEVPSAAPSFSINEPKNDRNVPPQPKDIVKTEVKYIDKPQRNITEIRIFFDDQTWETFVPKK
- a CDS encoding dihydroorotate dehydrogenase electron transfer subunit; this encodes MKQKFILDLKVVSADRLNEKNVLIKLTHDAELPDMMPGQFVEVRVDGSTSTYLRRPISINFIDKERNELWLLVAEVGDGTRTIAAVKSGDTLNCVLPLGNGFTYPALSSDKLLLIGGGVGVAPLLYFGKLCKERGISVTFLLGARTASDLLELDEFRKYGEVFVTTEDGSMGEKGYVTNHSILSKYHFNQISTCGPKPMMISVAKYAQANNIRCEASLENLMACGLGACLCCVEKTSKGNLCVCTAGPVFDVNKLLW